In Nonlabens agnitus, the DNA window GAACCATTGATGGGATAGTAATACAGGACTACAATAATTATAGATCATCAAATTCTGACCCAACACTAGAGGATCTGGACACTGCATTTGAAGCTGGACAGCTGGTATTGATGAGTGAAATCAAAACGGAATTTCCTGAGGTCGCTATTAAAAGCGCACCATAAACTGGTGTTTTTTACAATTCAGTAGCGGTTTTTAACAGTTGGGTAGACGCATTTTTGTCCCAACTGTAACTTCATGGCATCTTTGTGTCGTTCTTCAATAAGATTTACATTTAAGGAACGCGCAAGATCATGAAATTCAATAAACTCATACGTCTTATTCTTATCAGCATCCTTATAGGTGTTGGGATCACACTGGTCAACCTATTTCTTTCTGGTTTTGATACCACCTTGAAGGACAGTTTGTCAAACATAGGCATGAATAGTGTTTTTGCCTTCTTTCTCACGTTTGTCAATGAGGCACTGGTAGATTATCTGGATCGGTTTTTATCCTGGCAAAAACAACCTGTATGGCGATTGATTACAGGTATTATAGGCTCAATCATCGTCACTATGGTGACGCTGTTTTTCCTCATTGGATTTATTCAGATAGTTATTTATGATGTGACGGTCCAGGAATATCTGGATAAGCAAAGTCTGGAATGGTATGCCTCTGGAGTGATCATTACACTCATCATTACGCTTATTTTTCACGCTTTCTTTTTCTATAAGGAACTTCAAAAATCTAAGATCAAGGAGCAAAAAGTTATCGCAGGATCTGCTACCGCTCAATTTGATGCACTTAAGAATCAGCTGGATCCTCATTTTTTATTCAATAGTCTCAACGTTTTAGTTTCCCTCATTGAAGAAAATCCTGAAGCTGCCGTCCATTTTACCACGTCGCTGTCCAAGGTGTACCGCTACGTGCTGGAACAACGCGGTAAAGGATTGGTGTCACTGGAAGAAGAATTGGCTTTTGCCAGAACCTATGTAAGACTTCTCAAGATGAGGTTTGAAGACAGCCTGGATATTTCCATTCCAGATAGTGTTTCAAATCCCGATTTACAGATGGTCCCATTGTCCCTGCAGCTGCTTATTGAAAATGCAGTCAAGCATAACACCATAAGCGACAGCCAGCCTTTAAAACTTTCCATTTATGAAGATGGCAACCAATTAGTGGTGGAAAATAACCTTCATGAAAAGGCAGTCGTTAAAAACAGTACCGGCGTTGGTCTCAATAATATCGCATCTAGATATGCTTTATTGACAACTGATCAAATGACTATTGAAAAAAACAAGGAATATTTTAAAGTGTCCTTACCGTTACTAAACAAAAACCAAATTCAAGCCTCAAAAACCGAAGTTATGGAAGTTAAAATAGAAGAATTTAAACTAGTCCAGGCTAGGGAAAAGGTCAAGGACATGAAAAAGTTCTATGACGATGCAGTCAAGATGCTGTTCATCCTATTTTTCCTAGGATTGCTCAACTACTTTACTGGCGGTATTCCATGGGTAATTTTTCCAGCCATAGGTATGGGAATAGGCCTTTTCTTCCAGTACCAGCGCAGTTTTGACAAGAGTATTTTCTTTAACTCAAGATGGCAACAAAACAAGATCAAAGAACTAATGAACGATAAAAACTTTTAACCATGAATACACAAGAAACATATCAAGAACGATACACTAGAGCAAAAGCACGTGTTGAAGAGCTCAAAAGTTTTTACAACCACGTCATTATATACTTTATTGTAAACGCAGGTCTTGCAGCACTTAATTATTACGGTGATCAATGGAGGTTTCCATGGTTTCTATTTCCATTACTAGGTTGGGGCATAGGGCTGCTTAGCCACGCTGCTGGCGTTTATAGGCTCAATCCATTCACAGGCAAGGACTGGGAAGACCGTAAATTGCGTGAGCTCATGGACCAGGATCAATCGCAAACTTTAACTAACAACCAATGAAGATATTGATTGTAGAAGATGAAAAGCCTGCCGCCAGAAGGTTAACGCGGATGCTAGAAAAGATAGAAATGCAGGCTAGTGCTAACGTGCATTCTGTCAAAGAAGCCGTGGATTACCTATCCAGCAACACTGCTCCAGATTTGATCTTTCTGGACATACAGCTTAGC includes these proteins:
- a CDS encoding histidine kinase translates to MKFNKLIRLILISILIGVGITLVNLFLSGFDTTLKDSLSNIGMNSVFAFFLTFVNEALVDYLDRFLSWQKQPVWRLITGIIGSIIVTMVTLFFLIGFIQIVIYDVTVQEYLDKQSLEWYASGVIITLIITLIFHAFFFYKELQKSKIKEQKVIAGSATAQFDALKNQLDPHFLFNSLNVLVSLIEENPEAAVHFTTSLSKVYRYVLEQRGKGLVSLEEELAFARTYVRLLKMRFEDSLDISIPDSVSNPDLQMVPLSLQLLIENAVKHNTISDSQPLKLSIYEDGNQLVVENNLHEKAVVKNSTGVGLNNIASRYALLTTDQMTIEKNKEYFKVSLPLLNKNQIQASKTEVMEVKIEEFKLVQAREKVKDMKKFYDDAVKMLFILFFLGLLNYFTGGIPWVIFPAIGMGIGLFFQYQRSFDKSIFFNSRWQQNKIKELMNDKNF
- a CDS encoding 2TM domain-containing protein — encoded protein: MNTQETYQERYTRAKARVEELKSFYNHVIIYFIVNAGLAALNYYGDQWRFPWFLFPLLGWGIGLLSHAAGVYRLNPFTGKDWEDRKLRELMDQDQSQTLTNNQ